One part of the Fusobacterium sp. DD2 genome encodes these proteins:
- a CDS encoding M20/M25/M40 family metallo-hydrolase — protein MVNQERIVENFINMVKIASPSLKEREVADYIKKELKELGLEVIEDNAGKNLGGTTGNIIGILRAPGKSKLMLSAHMDTVLPCENIKPIIENGIIKSDGTTILGGDDKAGIAAIIEGLRIIKEEGIDHPEVIVLCSIAEEIGLKGAKEFEIDSYKPDYSFILDSGGKPGVAIIQTPYNARGEIKIIGKSAHAGIAPETGVNALTVAAHAITKLKLGRVDADTTSNIGMVRGGEALNIVMPEVTLKYEARSFSKEKLDNLLSETKEIFKSTTERFGAGYEYNINIEYPGYHLKEDEEIVQCFRKACNNAGFDCVTKSTGGGSDSNIYSGHGYKAMTIGVGMSKVHTKEEFLKIEDLVGTAKLVVELVKEFA, from the coding sequence ATGGTTAATCAGGAAAGAATTGTTGAAAATTTTATTAATATGGTAAAAATTGCATCTCCATCTTTAAAAGAGAGAGAGGTTGCAGATTATATAAAAAAAGAACTAAAAGAACTTGGACTTGAAGTTATTGAAGACAATGCAGGCAAGAATTTAGGAGGTACAACAGGGAATATCATTGGAATTCTTCGTGCACCAGGGAAATCAAAGCTAATGTTAAGTGCACATATGGATACTGTTCTTCCTTGTGAAAATATAAAACCTATTATAGAAAATGGAATAATTAAAAGTGATGGAACTACAATTTTAGGTGGAGATGATAAAGCTGGAATTGCAGCTATTATAGAGGGACTGAGAATAATTAAAGAAGAAGGAATAGATCATCCTGAAGTTATAGTTCTATGTTCAATAGCAGAAGAGATAGGACTTAAAGGAGCAAAGGAATTTGAAATAGATAGTTATAAACCTGATTACTCTTTTATCCTAGATTCAGGTGGTAAGCCAGGAGTTGCTATTATTCAGACACCTTATAATGCAAGAGGAGAAATTAAAATAATTGGCAAATCGGCTCATGCTGGAATTGCACCTGAAACAGGAGTAAATGCATTGACAGTAGCTGCTCATGCAATTACTAAATTAAAACTTGGAAGAGTGGATGCTGATACTACCTCTAATATAGGTATGGTTAGAGGGGGAGAGGCTTTAAATATAGTTATGCCTGAAGTTACACTGAAATATGAAGCAAGAAGTTTTTCAAAGGAAAAGCTTGATAATTTATTATCTGAAACAAAAGAGATATTTAAAAGCACTACTGAAAGATTTGGTGCTGGTTATGAGTATAATATAAACATTGAATATCCAGGATATCATCTAAAAGAAGATGAAGAGATAGTTCAATGTTTTAGAAAAGCTTGTAATAATGCAGGATTTGATTGTGTAACTAAATCAACTGGTGGTGGAAGCGATTCAAATATATATAGTGGACATGGATATAAAGCAATGACAATTGGAGTTGGAATGTCTAAAGTTCATACAAAAGAAGAGTTTTTAAAAATAGAAGATTTAGTTGGAACAGCAAAGTTAGTAGTTGAGTTAGTAAAGGAATTTGCATGA
- the mreC gene encoding rod shape-determining protein MreC: MMMLRKNNNSNDSFNKKIIIFLVGVVLIFGLFQSAVNYGVDLVSFIVFPVQKKIYEVGTYIKETTDAVTKYKEVLEENRVLKADNIKYERVVAVNRELIDENIRLKNILDMKEEKQLDIKVAKVNFKNQNNLYERFFINLGKNDGMKKNMIVLTEDNKLIGKIGKVYGDYSVVDMITGENSNVSGLSESNMLGVVKGSNEDDGTLYFEPNTFQNILQVGEKVYTSGVSDIYSKGLYIGDISQIDDVQGDVFRSIRLKNNVDILNMTEVLILMPKDKKGEKK; encoded by the coding sequence ATGATGATGCTTAGAAAAAATAATAATTCAAATGATTCTTTTAATAAAAAAATTATAATATTTCTTGTTGGAGTTGTACTGATTTTTGGACTATTCCAAAGTGCAGTTAACTATGGAGTAGATTTGGTTAGTTTTATAGTTTTTCCAGTACAAAAAAAGATTTATGAAGTAGGGACATATATAAAAGAAACAACAGATGCAGTTACAAAATATAAAGAGGTTTTAGAGGAAAATAGAGTTCTAAAAGCTGACAACATAAAATACGAAAGAGTTGTAGCTGTTAATAGAGAACTGATAGATGAAAATATTCGACTTAAAAATATACTTGATATGAAAGAAGAAAAACAACTTGACATAAAAGTTGCAAAAGTTAATTTTAAAAATCAGAACAACCTTTATGAGAGATTTTTTATAAATCTTGGAAAAAATGATGGAATGAAAAAGAATATGATAGTTCTCACAGAAGATAATAAACTTATTGGAAAAATTGGGAAAGTCTATGGAGATTATTCAGTGGTAGATATGATAACAGGAGAAAATTCCAATGTAAGTGGACTAAGTGAGAGTAATATGCTTGGAGTAGTTAAAGGAAGTAATGAAGATGATGGAACATTATACTTTGAACCAAATACGTTTCAAAATATTTTACAGGTAGGAGAAAAGGTATATACATCTGGTGTAAGTGATATCTATTCAAAAGGTCTTTATATAGGAGATATTTCACAAATAGATGATGTACAGGGAGATGTATTTAGAAGTATAAGGCTTAAAAATAATGTAGATATATTAAATATGACTGAAGTGCTGATTTTAATGCCGAAAGATAAAAAAGGGGAGAAAAAATGA
- the recO gene encoding DNA repair protein RecO, with product MINFINDEGIVINKQDYGEADRYVTVFTKNMGKIVFFIKGIRKSKKREVSAVDVLTLSKFTFYRKKENYIVSNLQCCDSYSEIKQDLDNLGLSLYVMSVLNSVLVENNRKRKLFNITKKTLDYLKTSKDEKNNYTLIAYYLHYIIKDEGLRINKGEGNNFSFRESRFIQQNEEFTYKVTNEQREILVKIIEGKVREIIKGNYFISDLVRVISLLEKYLNFQFGISLKLKNYFMGVGND from the coding sequence ATGATCAATTTTATAAATGATGAGGGTATAGTTATTAATAAACAGGATTATGGCGAGGCAGATAGGTATGTAACTGTCTTTACCAAGAATATGGGAAAGATAGTTTTTTTTATAAAAGGAATAAGGAAAAGCAAAAAAAGAGAGGTAAGTGCAGTAGATGTTCTGACTCTATCTAAGTTTACCTTTTATAGAAAAAAAGAGAACTATATTGTATCAAATCTTCAATGTTGTGATTCTTATTCAGAGATAAAGCAGGATTTGGATAATTTAGGACTTTCTCTTTATGTAATGAGTGTTTTAAATTCAGTTTTAGTAGAAAATAACAGGAAGAGAAAGCTTTTTAATATTACAAAAAAAACTTTAGATTATCTAAAGACAAGTAAAGATGAAAAGAATAATTATACACTTATAGCTTATTATCTTCATTATATAATAAAGGATGAGGGATTAAGAATTAATAAAGGAGAGGGAAATAACTTCTCTTTTAGGGAATCCAGGTTTATACAACAAAATGAGGAATTTACATATAAAGTCACCAATGAACAAAGAGAAATACTTGTTAAAATTATCGAGGGAAAAGTAAGAGAGATTATAAAGGGAAACTATTTTATAAGTGATTTAGTGAGAGTGATATCTTTATTGGAAAAATATCTTAATTTTCAATTTGGAATATCATTAAAATTAAAAAATTATTTTATGGGGGTAGGG